Proteins from one Streptosporangium becharense genomic window:
- a CDS encoding 2-keto-4-pentenoate hydratase, translating into MTDRQQAAASRLLEAYASGRPCEPVRDLIDGVDSAYAVQHLLTERWLADGRRLTGRKIGLTSRAVQRQLGVDSPDFGVLLADMAVPDGEEIPAGAVLQPRAEAEVALVLERDLTHGRHTVADVIRATAFALPAIEVVGSRIRDWDITLADTVADNASAGMYVLGTRPVLLRDVDLRMAGMVIERRGEQVSTGVGAACLGHPLHAAVWLADTLARLGTPLRAGDTVLTGALGPVVPVKPGDVLEARIDGLGDVRTAFAHEEES; encoded by the coding sequence GTGACAGACAGACAACAGGCCGCCGCGTCCCGGCTGCTGGAGGCGTACGCGTCCGGCCGCCCGTGCGAACCGGTCCGCGACCTGATCGACGGCGTGGACTCCGCGTACGCCGTGCAGCACCTGCTCACCGAGCGGTGGCTGGCGGACGGGCGGCGCCTCACCGGCCGCAAGATCGGTCTGACGAGCAGGGCGGTGCAGCGGCAGCTGGGGGTGGACTCGCCGGACTTCGGGGTGCTCCTCGCCGACATGGCCGTACCGGACGGCGAGGAGATCCCGGCCGGGGCGGTCCTGCAACCGCGTGCCGAGGCCGAGGTGGCGCTCGTGCTCGAACGCGACCTGACGCACGGACGGCACACGGTCGCCGACGTGATCCGCGCGACGGCCTTCGCGCTGCCCGCGATCGAGGTGGTCGGCAGCCGCATCCGCGACTGGGACATCACCCTGGCCGACACCGTCGCCGACAACGCCTCCGCCGGCATGTACGTCCTCGGCACCCGGCCGGTGCTCCTGCGCGACGTCGACCTGCGGATGGCCGGGATGGTCATCGAGCGGCGCGGCGAGCAGGTGTCGACCGGCGTCGGCGCCGCCTGCCTCGGCCACCCGTTGCACGCCGCGGTGTGGCTGGCCGACACGCTGGCCCGGCTCGGCACCCCGCTCCGCGCCGGGGACACCGTGCTGACCGGGGCCCTCGGACCGGTGGTCCCGGTCAAGCCCGGCGACGTGCTCGAAGCCCGCATCGACGGGCTCGGCGACGTGCGGACCGCGTTCGCCCACGAGGAGGAATCATGA
- a CDS encoding 2-keto-4-pentenoate hydratase, which yields MNRLAEILDEATLSGRAVPKLTDMVPLDVPAAYEVQRAGIERRRSRGERLIGVKMGFTSRAKMAQMGVDDVIWGLLTDTMLVESHLDTGGLIHPRIEPEIAFLLDRPVRTPSDAVAAVGGVAVGYEVIDSRYRDFDFTLADVIADNASACGFGHGPWRPLGDVGNVGLLMEIDGRPVASGSSAAILGDPLRSLTAAARLAQAAGIELQPGWVVLAGAATAAVPLPCGAHVRVSAAGLGHVEVTTR from the coding sequence ATGAACCGGCTCGCCGAGATCCTGGACGAGGCGACGCTGTCCGGCCGGGCGGTCCCCAAACTCACCGACATGGTCCCCCTGGACGTGCCCGCCGCCTACGAGGTGCAGCGGGCGGGAATCGAACGGCGGCGCTCGCGCGGTGAGCGGCTCATCGGGGTCAAGATGGGGTTCACCAGCCGCGCCAAGATGGCCCAGATGGGCGTGGACGACGTCATCTGGGGCCTGCTCACCGACACCATGCTGGTCGAGTCCCACCTGGACACCGGCGGCCTGATCCACCCGCGCATCGAACCGGAGATAGCGTTCCTGCTGGACCGGCCGGTGCGCACCCCTTCCGACGCGGTCGCCGCCGTCGGCGGGGTCGCGGTGGGCTACGAGGTGATCGACTCCCGCTACCGCGACTTCGACTTCACCCTGGCGGACGTCATCGCCGACAACGCCTCGGCCTGCGGCTTCGGCCACGGCCCCTGGCGTCCCCTCGGGGACGTGGGCAACGTCGGCCTGCTCATGGAGATCGACGGCCGTCCGGTGGCGAGCGGGTCGTCCGCGGCGATCCTCGGCGACCCGCTGCGGTCGCTGACCGCCGCCGCGCGGCTGGCCCAGGCCGCCGGGATCGAGCTGCAACCCGGCTGGGTCGTCCTCGCCGGTGCGGCCACGGCGGCCGTCCCGCTTCCCTGTGGCGCGCACGTCCGCGTCAGCGCCGCCGGACTCGGTCACGTGGAGGTGACGACACGATGA
- a CDS encoding RidA family protein, whose product MSDTMSDALLVEGKATPRGRFPHVRRAGDFVFVSGTSSRRPDGSFAGASADAMGTTTLDIREQTRAVIENIRDLLAAAGGELSDAVSVTTYLVNMNDFGGYNEVYGEYFDESGPARTTVAVHQLPHPHLLIEISCIAHIPQRSAA is encoded by the coding sequence ATGAGCGACACGATGAGCGACGCGCTGCTCGTCGAGGGCAAGGCCACCCCGCGTGGCAGGTTCCCGCACGTCAGGCGGGCCGGTGACTTCGTGTTCGTCTCCGGCACCAGCTCGCGCCGCCCCGACGGCTCGTTCGCCGGGGCGAGCGCGGACGCCATGGGCACCACCACCCTGGACATCCGCGAACAGACCAGGGCGGTCATCGAGAACATCCGCGACCTGCTCGCCGCCGCGGGCGGTGAGCTGTCGGACGCGGTCAGCGTGACGACGTACCTGGTCAACATGAACGACTTCGGCGGTTACAACGAGGTCTACGGGGAGTACTTCGACGAGAGCGGCCCCGCCCGCACCACCGTCGCGGTCCACCAGCTCCCGCACCCGCACCTGCTCATCGAGATCTCCTGTATCGCCCACATCCCGCAGAGGAGCGCAGCATGA